A single genomic interval of Kwoniella newhampshirensis strain CBS 13917 chromosome 12, whole genome shotgun sequence harbors:
- a CDS encoding mitochondrial 37S ribosomal protein uS12m: MNSTRSLLALTASFSRMAVRPQIPTFASSSSGAASGRLGETRGFASSSKREATIGQVLRGARSSTRRKSNVPLLQNCFQKKAVCAKVYTTKPRKPNSAVRKVARVKLSNGMMTTAYIPGEGHNLQEHSVVLVRGGGAKDLPGVRYKIIRGALDLNGVAGRITARSKFGVKKPKKG; this comes from the exons ATGAACTCGACACGATCGCTTCTCGCTCTGACGGCGTCTTTCTCTCGAATGGCAGTACGACCACAAATTCCGACATTcgcatcttcgtcttcgggAGCTGCGTCAGGTCGATTAGGCGAAACGAGAGGGTTTGCTTCGAGTTCCAAGCGTGAAGCGACTATCGGGCAGG TCCTACGGGGAGCCCGATCATCGACTCGCCGGAAATCCAATGTCCCTTTACTCCAAAACTGTTTCCAGAAAAAGGCCGTATGCGCCAAAGTCTACACCACCAAACCACGTAAACCGAACTCGGCCGTGCGGAAAGTCGCGCGAGTGAAACTGAGTAATGGGATGATGACCACTGCGTACATACCGGGTGAAGGACATAATCTGCAGGAACACAGTGTGGTTTTGgtgagaggaggtggagcgAAGGATCTTCCGGGTGTtagg TACAAGATCATCCGAGGCGCTCTTGATCTCAATGGTGTTGCTGGTCGAATCACCGCAAGATCGAAGTTTGGTG TCAAGAAACCCAAGAAGGGATAA